In Luteitalea sp. TBR-22, one genomic interval encodes:
- a CDS encoding MFS transporter, which yields MTPDARWFGWWQDAPVAARRALWAAALGWMLDAFDVMLYALVLTAVMADLGLTKATAGLIGSVTLVAGAVGGVVFGLVADRHGRTRALMASIVMYSVFTALCGVAQTATQLAAFRIGLGLGMGGEWASGAALVAESWPDEHRGKALGLMQSAWAVGYALAAVVTSLVLPWWGWRAVFLVGVLPALFTVWIRRAVPEPALWRETAGHASRAGLGGVVADGRLGITLALAAMNACCLFAWWGFNSWIPAYLSLPPAQGGIGLSAGTMAWLVVFMQVGMWFGYVTFGAVADRAGRKRTYVTYLLMAALLLGLYAQVRVPLVLLLLGPFVAFFGTGYFTGFGIVTAESYPTAVRATAQGLTYNTGRLASAAAPFVVGSLADTRGFATAFTLVAMAFVLAAVLWVFIPETRGRSVRASAA from the coding sequence ATGACCCCTGACGCGCGCTGGTTCGGCTGGTGGCAGGACGCCCCCGTGGCGGCCCGGCGCGCCCTCTGGGCGGCGGCGCTGGGCTGGATGCTCGATGCCTTCGACGTGATGCTCTACGCGCTCGTGCTCACCGCGGTCATGGCCGATCTCGGGCTCACCAAGGCGACGGCCGGGCTCATCGGGTCGGTGACGCTCGTGGCGGGGGCCGTCGGGGGCGTGGTCTTCGGCCTGGTGGCCGATCGCCACGGCCGTACCCGCGCGCTGATGGCCAGCATCGTCATGTACTCGGTGTTCACGGCGCTGTGTGGCGTGGCGCAGACGGCGACGCAGTTGGCCGCCTTCCGCATCGGCCTCGGCCTCGGCATGGGCGGCGAGTGGGCGAGCGGGGCGGCGCTGGTGGCCGAGAGCTGGCCCGACGAGCACCGCGGCAAGGCGCTCGGGCTCATGCAGAGCGCGTGGGCCGTCGGCTACGCGCTTGCCGCCGTCGTGACCAGCCTCGTGCTCCCGTGGTGGGGGTGGCGCGCCGTCTTCCTGGTGGGCGTGCTGCCGGCGCTCTTCACCGTCTGGATTCGGCGGGCCGTCCCGGAACCGGCGCTCTGGCGGGAGACCGCCGGGCACGCGTCACGCGCCGGCCTGGGCGGCGTCGTGGCCGACGGCCGCCTCGGCATCACCCTGGCGCTGGCGGCCATGAACGCGTGCTGCCTGTTTGCGTGGTGGGGCTTCAACTCCTGGATTCCGGCCTACCTGTCGTTGCCGCCCGCGCAGGGCGGCATCGGCCTCTCGGCGGGCACCATGGCCTGGCTGGTCGTCTTCATGCAGGTCGGAATGTGGTTCGGCTACGTGACCTTCGGCGCGGTCGCCGATCGTGCCGGGCGCAAGCGTACGTACGTGACGTACTTGTTGATGGCCGCGCTGCTGCTCGGCCTCTACGCGCAGGTCCGCGTCCCGCTGGTGTTGTTGCTGCTGGGGCCGTTCGTCGCGTTCTTCGGCACCGGCTACTTCACGGGGTTCGGCATCGTCACGGCCGAGTCGTATCCGACCGCCGTGCGCGCCACCGCACAGGGGCTCACCTACAACACCGGCCGGCTGGCCAGCGCGGCCGCGCCGTTCGTCGTCGGGTCGCTTGCCGATACGCGCGGCTTCGCCACGGCGTTCACCCTGGTCGCCATGGCGTTCGTGCTCGCCGCGGTGCTCTGGGTGTTCATCCCCGAGACGCGTGGCCGGTCGGTCAGAGCATCAGCAGCGTGA
- a CDS encoding ZIP family metal transporter codes for MSVSPFVLAMALSLAGSFAGVLVASAIYLFGDEARERLVSWLVSYAVGSLLGVSLLHLLPGALETLPPERALGALLFGILTFFILEKLVLWRHCHDTHECEVHSTAASLVIIGDAFHTFIDGAIIAAATLTSPWLGVTTALAAAAHEIPQELGDAAILLKAGYGRVQALGLNLLSGLGGLVGAVFVYLALNQLPTVLPYVIAFASGSFLYVAMSDLIPSLHQGHMEVNPVAQVLLISAGLFTLLML; via the coding sequence GTGTCCGTCTCCCCCTTCGTTCTCGCCATGGCGCTCAGCCTCGCCGGCAGCTTCGCCGGCGTGCTGGTCGCCTCGGCGATCTACCTGTTCGGCGACGAGGCACGTGAGCGGCTGGTGTCCTGGCTGGTCTCGTATGCCGTCGGGTCGCTGCTCGGCGTCTCGCTGCTGCACCTGCTGCCGGGCGCCCTCGAGACACTGCCGCCCGAGCGCGCGCTCGGCGCGCTCCTGTTCGGCATCCTCACCTTCTTCATCCTCGAGAAGCTGGTGCTCTGGCGTCACTGCCACGACACGCACGAGTGCGAAGTGCACAGCACCGCCGCCAGCCTGGTCATCATCGGCGACGCGTTCCACACGTTCATCGACGGCGCGATCATCGCCGCCGCGACGCTCACCTCGCCGTGGCTGGGCGTGACGACGGCGCTCGCGGCGGCGGCGCACGAGATCCCGCAGGAACTCGGCGACGCCGCAATCCTGCTCAAGGCCGGGTACGGCCGCGTGCAAGCGCTGGGGCTGAACCTGTTGTCGGGACTGGGCGGGCTGGTCGGCGCGGTGTTCGTGTACCTGGCGCTGAACCAGTTGCCCACCGTGCTGCCGTACGTGATCGCCTTCGCGTCGGGCAGTTTCCTCTACGTGGCGATGTCGGACCTGATCCCGAGCCTGCACCAGGGCCACATGGAAGTGAACCCGGTCGCGCAGGTGCTCCTCATCAGCGCCGGGCTCTTCACGCTGCTGATGCTCTGA
- a CDS encoding VWA domain-containing protein, with the protein MITTLRRSLVLPLVAAASVVPLAAQDGFKFRSTTELINVTATVTDASGRFVSNLRKEDFVVYEDGERQQISHFSSERVPVSLGIVLDVSGSMSGEKFRAAQAALDRFMYDLLAPEDELFLLSFSDRTDLVSDWTTDRRQLSAGLQQIRPRGGTALYDAVAEAVPMAQGGRHKKKAVVVISDGNDTDSSTDPVALQRLIRETEVLVYAIGIDGGGTPSGYSSGGTWQGPARVQLPFPFPFPGGTWGGGRQPRTGSRGRTGNDDAVNVNVLRAITDDSGGRTEVIRYANDLDPTTASIADELSRQYSIGYVPPRARDGRWHAIRVDVTGGRHQVRARRGYLAQ; encoded by the coding sequence ATGATCACCACCCTTCGTCGCTCGCTCGTTCTCCCCCTGGTCGCGGCGGCTTCGGTCGTGCCGCTCGCAGCGCAGGACGGCTTCAAGTTCCGCAGCACGACGGAGCTGATCAACGTCACCGCGACGGTCACCGACGCGTCGGGGCGGTTCGTGTCCAACCTCCGCAAGGAGGACTTCGTGGTGTACGAGGACGGCGAGCGCCAGCAGATCTCGCACTTCAGCAGCGAGCGCGTCCCGGTGAGCCTCGGCATCGTGCTCGACGTGAGCGGCAGCATGTCGGGCGAGAAGTTCCGGGCCGCGCAGGCGGCGCTGGATCGGTTCATGTACGACCTGCTCGCGCCGGAGGACGAGCTGTTCCTCCTGAGCTTCTCGGACCGCACCGACCTGGTGAGCGACTGGACCACCGACCGCCGCCAGTTGTCGGCGGGCCTGCAGCAGATTCGCCCGCGCGGCGGCACCGCCCTCTATGACGCGGTGGCCGAGGCCGTGCCCATGGCGCAGGGCGGACGTCACAAGAAGAAGGCGGTGGTCGTGATTTCCGACGGCAACGACACCGACAGCAGCACGGATCCGGTGGCGCTGCAGCGGCTGATCCGCGAAACGGAAGTGCTCGTCTACGCAATCGGCATCGATGGCGGCGGCACGCCGAGCGGCTACTCGTCGGGTGGCACCTGGCAGGGACCGGCGCGCGTGCAGCTGCCCTTCCCCTTCCCGTTCCCCGGCGGCACCTGGGGGGGCGGTCGGCAGCCGCGCACCGGCAGCCGCGGTCGCACCGGCAACGACGACGCGGTGAACGTGAACGTGCTGCGGGCGATCACCGACGACAGCGGCGGCCGCACCGAGGTGATCCGCTACGCGAACGACCTCGACCCGACCACCGCGAGCATCGCCGACGAGCTCTCGCGCCAGTACTCGATCGGGTACGTGCCCCCGCGGGCCCGCGACGGTCGTTGGCACGCCATCCGCGTCGACGTGACCGGCGGCCGCCACCAGGTCCGTGCCCGGCGGGGGTATCTGGCGCAGTAG
- a CDS encoding energy transducer TonB, giving the protein MPHTPLTLPDVFTAREIARAAGVRPKLVADLIAAGTLRSIDGEFVAPDDAVDAARRLRAGLPFPLANAAAVTATPGSLFSRANGSRRSPGLPAAASAAVHGAMIGGLLLATLVPLGSTSAQAIERPAEKMRLVYLNLPGPGGGGGGGGLRMKTPAPQARREGTSPLKSPLPERKPVVEKPAPTIEEPPPTPKAPEPLPPVEAPVAARSHDADTQAGVLEQRPPAPPSRGSGDGGGAGTGSGTGLGEGQGSGVGEGEGGGEGGGPFRPGSGIQPPRLLNEVKPDYTEDARRRGVEGEVVLEIVVRRDGRVGDVRVLRGLGAGLDQQAIQAVRRWSFAAATRKGRPVDVIVEVAVEFRLR; this is encoded by the coding sequence ATGCCACACACACCTCTCACGCTGCCCGACGTCTTCACCGCCCGCGAGATCGCCAGGGCTGCCGGAGTACGTCCCAAGCTGGTCGCCGACCTGATCGCGGCCGGGACGTTGCGCAGCATCGACGGGGAGTTCGTCGCACCGGACGACGCCGTGGATGCCGCCCGTCGACTGCGCGCCGGCCTGCCGTTCCCGCTGGCCAACGCGGCCGCGGTCACCGCCACGCCCGGATCGTTGTTCTCCCGCGCCAACGGCTCCAGGCGCTCGCCGGGCCTGCCGGCCGCCGCCTCGGCGGCCGTGCACGGCGCGATGATCGGCGGCCTCCTGCTGGCCACGCTGGTGCCGCTCGGCTCGACGTCGGCGCAGGCCATCGAGCGCCCCGCCGAGAAGATGCGCCTGGTCTACCTGAATTTGCCGGGTCCCGGCGGCGGCGGTGGCGGCGGCGGGCTGCGCATGAAGACGCCGGCGCCGCAGGCACGGCGTGAAGGCACGTCGCCGCTGAAGAGCCCGCTCCCCGAACGCAAGCCCGTCGTGGAGAAGCCGGCCCCGACCATCGAGGAGCCGCCTCCCACGCCGAAGGCCCCCGAGCCGCTCCCGCCGGTCGAGGCGCCGGTGGCTGCCCGCAGCCACGATGCCGACACGCAGGCCGGCGTGCTCGAGCAGCGCCCGCCAGCCCCACCCAGCCGTGGATCGGGTGACGGAGGCGGTGCGGGCACCGGCTCGGGAACCGGCCTCGGCGAGGGGCAGGGCTCCGGTGTCGGCGAGGGCGAAGGGGGCGGCGAGGGCGGTGGCCCGTTCCGCCCCGGCAGCGGCATCCAGCCGCCGCGCCTGCTGAACGAAGTGAAGCCCGACTACACCGAGGACGCGCGGCGCCGCGGGGTGGAGGGCGAGGTGGTGCTCGAAATCGTGGTGCGGCGCGACGGACGCGTGGGCGACGTGCGCGTGCTGCGCGGACTGGGTGCCGGCCTCGACCAGCAGGCCATCCAGGCCGTGCGTCGCTGGTCGTTCGCGGCCGCGACGCGCAAGGGTCGCCCCGTCGACGTCATCGTCGAAGTCGCCGTCGAATTCAGGTTGCGCTGA
- a CDS encoding methyltransferase domain-containing protein, translating into MSLAEVFASNVLVRWLRGDPGRYDLLTRMIDARLGDRLLTVGAGDAGLVAALAKVTGLSGKAIALATTAEDANTLHLAAERAGVLVEVAEVEAATWPFAEGDFDLVVVDAASAPVADVLPEIRRVLRSGGRVVLVVRHKAPGAPPPAEVQATCAAHFRGARVLFDRDGAAIVEALKGQPG; encoded by the coding sequence GTGTCGCTCGCCGAGGTCTTCGCATCGAACGTGCTGGTCCGCTGGCTGCGCGGCGACCCGGGCCGTTACGACCTGCTGACGCGCATGATCGACGCCCGCCTCGGTGACCGCCTGCTGACGGTCGGCGCCGGCGACGCGGGCCTGGTCGCCGCCCTCGCGAAGGTCACGGGCCTGAGCGGCAAGGCGATCGCGCTGGCCACGACCGCCGAGGACGCCAACACCCTGCACCTGGCCGCGGAACGGGCCGGCGTGCTCGTGGAGGTCGCCGAGGTCGAGGCCGCCACCTGGCCGTTTGCCGAAGGCGACTTCGATCTGGTCGTCGTCGACGCCGCCTCGGCTCCGGTGGCCGACGTCCTGCCCGAGATTCGGCGGGTGCTCCGGTCGGGCGGACGCGTCGTGCTGGTGGTACGCCACAAAGCGCCCGGCGCACCGCCGCCGGCCGAGGTCCAGGCCACCTGTGCCGCTCACTTCCGCGGAGCCCGGGTCCTCTTCGACCGGGACGGCGCTGCCATCGTCGAGGCGCTCAAGGGGCAGCCCGGCTGA
- a CDS encoding phosphatase PAP2 family protein, translating to MPPSSEYRLAWQLAAVQAAGLSLALLACARLGLRVDASSLAWPIVVMAAALGVAVVFVRRRPAGPLDWMVPDGLIAFALVVALCLTSVPMQYAGAALARPVIDPWLAAADRALGVHVPDLAAWTRAHPRVAAALAWAYGSFGLQILVAPPVLVLLGLRRALWEYVFLLHACLLATIACFAWFPAACAFQWYGFTSTLPQGDFIAQFAGFRSGALTLIDYRAVTGLVSAPSFHVAGALVVTWVVRERWWVLVPIALLNLALCAATVLSGAHYAVDVLLSIALFGVSVVAWQAYGSARRPVSFDVRA from the coding sequence ATGCCCCCGAGCAGTGAGTACAGGCTGGCGTGGCAACTGGCGGCGGTGCAGGCCGCCGGTCTGTCGCTGGCGCTGCTGGCCTGCGCACGGCTCGGGCTCCGTGTAGACGCCTCGAGCCTCGCCTGGCCCATCGTCGTGATGGCGGCCGCCCTGGGTGTGGCGGTCGTGTTCGTGCGTCGACGCCCCGCAGGGCCGCTGGACTGGATGGTGCCCGACGGCCTGATCGCCTTCGCGCTGGTCGTGGCGCTCTGCCTGACCAGCGTGCCGATGCAGTACGCGGGGGCCGCCCTGGCGCGCCCGGTCATCGATCCGTGGCTGGCTGCCGCGGATCGGGCGCTGGGCGTGCACGTGCCCGACCTGGCGGCGTGGACCCGGGCGCATCCACGCGTCGCCGCGGCACTGGCGTGGGCGTACGGCTCGTTCGGCCTGCAGATCCTCGTCGCGCCGCCGGTGCTGGTGCTGCTCGGCCTGCGACGGGCGCTCTGGGAGTATGTCTTCCTGCTGCACGCCTGCCTGCTGGCGACGATCGCCTGCTTCGCGTGGTTCCCGGCGGCCTGCGCGTTCCAGTGGTACGGCTTCACGTCGACGCTGCCGCAGGGCGACTTCATCGCGCAGTTCGCCGGCTTCCGCAGTGGCGCCCTCACCCTGATCGACTACCGCGCGGTGACCGGCCTGGTGTCGGCGCCGTCGTTCCACGTCGCCGGCGCGCTGGTGGTCACGTGGGTGGTGCGCGAGCGATGGTGGGTGCTCGTGCCCATCGCCCTGCTCAACCTGGCGCTCTGTGCGGCGACCGTGCTCTCGGGGGCGCACTACGCGGTCGACGTGCTCCTCTCGATCGCGCTGTTCGGCGTGTCCGTGGTCGCCTGGCAGGCCTACGGATCTGCTCGCCGTCCAGTCTCGTTTGATGTCCGCGCCTGA
- a CDS encoding TonB-dependent receptor, translating into MLARLFALVLLLSAILAPGRASAQLTDASLKGHVRALDGRPVGGGTVTVTHAATGQSRNTSTTPEGTFLLAGLTPGDYVLLVEAQGFQPVGQSDLRLASGATVDVTVDLPDAGGLAEQVDVTASRVTIAASRDPRLSETFDRKAVQDLPLPQRDIFLLPSLSAGAALVPGAANSTKLTSSPVVTVNGNRYRGNNYVLDGAMNTNPNNSGEPAIVPSAEAVDEVSVQTSNFAAEFGRGNGSVINVQVRAGNNTTTGRLYEYHRNDALNATNYFATTKPQQDFHQFGGSVGGPLRRNRTFFFGAYEGTRNDIERPYSYQVETPELRDYVQRVSPGSVAARLFREFPAPTPVRSGNGYLDQRVLVTPEGPIPAIARANVTIADDVRFDQYIARIDHVVSSRDRLAIRVIAEQQRDEGGTSSNAATLGRALRGSRGPFTGWFGNLNTGYTSVFGHAVNDVRVAYQLTDVERGDPDAIVPTITVTGMTAPYGDVFLDASRLGTLEIRDVLTLDRGRHAIRMGLEVRRITKDLAVGPAQAGTFAFNSIGDFIADRPFRQTLTVEPTTGEPTNFPRYFTQYESGAFIQDQWTVSDRLSISLGLRHDYFGTVSEREGRLSSVILGPGATFEEQLRTAAIGRVDRLYRPERFNVSPRLGIAWDPRGTGRTSIRTGYSLAYQPHHGQSISGARALPPDAVQGVIQPSTGIGTTILYDIPVPMNPEFGRGLNAQGGVQSRPGEPPIRTTGFVVNPTIKTQYTQSWFLNGQQRLGQRWRVELGYVGTRGVNLERIDDVNRFAGDLLDGREDRINPNFSVLLFVTNGVSSSYHAFTSEVRREFAGGLSFSANYRYSKWLDTSSDTSTGQFQDNSEPGKGAQDVSCLRCEKAPSLFDVPHRVAATVVWAPQAFAGRSGLLPMLLRNWQVSSIFSAQSGRPFSVWNGAAFAAGGDYNADGGGGAVGGGFYDRPDAPAAGSIATSFSQDDFLDGLFPASAFPKPAPGRNGTLGRNTFRGPRYLSLDASIMRGFSMGGRRQLQVRVDVFNALNTLNLFLPNADLSLATFGKSTQAFDARTMQVGARFVF; encoded by the coding sequence ATGCTCGCCAGGCTCTTCGCGCTCGTCCTCCTGCTGTCCGCCATCCTTGCGCCCGGCCGCGCCTCTGCGCAGCTCACGGACGCCTCGCTGAAGGGGCACGTCCGCGCCCTCGACGGCCGGCCCGTCGGCGGCGGCACGGTCACGGTCACGCACGCCGCCACCGGGCAGTCGCGCAACACCTCGACGACGCCCGAGGGGACGTTCCTGCTCGCCGGTCTGACGCCGGGCGACTACGTGCTGCTCGTGGAGGCGCAGGGATTCCAGCCGGTGGGGCAGTCGGACCTTCGCCTCGCCAGCGGCGCCACCGTCGACGTCACCGTGGATCTGCCCGATGCTGGCGGGCTGGCCGAGCAGGTGGACGTCACCGCCTCGCGCGTCACCATCGCCGCGTCGCGTGACCCGCGGCTGTCGGAGACCTTCGACCGCAAGGCCGTGCAGGACCTGCCCCTGCCGCAGCGCGACATCTTCCTGCTGCCGTCGTTGAGCGCCGGCGCGGCGCTCGTACCGGGCGCGGCAAACTCCACCAAGCTCACGAGTTCGCCGGTCGTCACCGTCAACGGCAACCGCTATCGTGGCAACAACTACGTGCTCGACGGCGCGATGAACACCAACCCGAACAACAGCGGCGAGCCGGCCATCGTGCCCAGCGCCGAGGCGGTCGACGAGGTGTCGGTGCAGACGTCGAACTTCGCCGCCGAGTTCGGGCGTGGCAACGGGTCGGTCATCAACGTCCAGGTGCGCGCCGGCAACAACACGACCACCGGTCGCCTGTACGAGTACCACCGCAACGACGCGCTCAACGCCACCAACTACTTCGCGACGACCAAGCCGCAGCAGGACTTCCACCAGTTCGGCGGCTCGGTGGGCGGGCCGTTGCGGCGCAACCGCACCTTCTTCTTCGGCGCCTACGAGGGCACCCGCAACGACATCGAACGTCCCTACAGCTACCAGGTGGAGACGCCCGAACTGCGCGACTACGTCCAGCGTGTGTCCCCCGGCAGCGTCGCGGCGCGCCTGTTCCGCGAGTTCCCGGCGCCGACGCCGGTGCGCAGCGGCAACGGGTACCTCGACCAGCGCGTGCTCGTCACCCCCGAGGGCCCCATCCCGGCGATTGCCCGCGCCAACGTCACGATCGCCGACGACGTGCGGTTCGATCAGTACATCGCGCGCATCGACCATGTGGTCAGCTCGCGCGACAGGCTCGCCATTCGCGTCATCGCCGAGCAGCAGCGCGACGAGGGCGGCACGAGCTCGAACGCCGCGACGCTCGGGCGTGCGCTTCGCGGCAGCCGCGGCCCCTTCACGGGCTGGTTCGGCAACCTCAACACCGGCTACACCAGCGTCTTCGGCCACGCCGTCAACGACGTGCGCGTCGCCTACCAGCTGACCGACGTGGAGCGCGGCGACCCCGACGCGATCGTGCCGACGATCACCGTGACCGGCATGACCGCCCCCTACGGCGACGTGTTCCTCGACGCGAGCCGCCTTGGGACGCTCGAGATCCGCGACGTGCTGACGCTCGATCGCGGCCGTCACGCCATCCGCATGGGCCTCGAGGTCCGCCGCATCACCAAGGACCTGGCCGTCGGGCCGGCCCAGGCGGGCACGTTCGCCTTCAACTCGATCGGCGACTTCATCGCGGACCGTCCGTTCCGGCAGACCCTCACCGTCGAGCCGACCACGGGCGAGCCGACCAACTTTCCCCGCTACTTCACGCAGTACGAGAGCGGCGCGTTCATCCAGGACCAGTGGACCGTCTCCGATCGCCTGAGCATCAGCCTCGGCCTGCGCCACGACTACTTCGGCACGGTGTCGGAGCGCGAGGGCCGCCTGTCGTCGGTGATCCTCGGCCCCGGCGCGACCTTCGAGGAGCAGCTCCGGACCGCGGCCATCGGCCGCGTCGATCGCCTGTACCGGCCCGAGCGGTTCAACGTGTCGCCGCGCCTCGGGATCGCGTGGGATCCGCGCGGCACCGGCCGCACGTCGATCCGCACCGGTTACTCGCTCGCGTACCAGCCCCACCACGGCCAGTCGATCTCCGGCGCCCGCGCGCTGCCGCCGGACGCCGTGCAGGGCGTCATCCAGCCCTCCACGGGCATCGGCACGACGATCCTCTACGACATCCCCGTGCCGATGAACCCGGAGTTCGGCCGCGGCCTCAACGCCCAGGGTGGCGTGCAGAGCCGGCCCGGCGAGCCGCCCATCCGCACGACCGGCTTCGTCGTCAACCCGACGATCAAGACCCAGTACACCCAGAGCTGGTTCCTCAACGGGCAGCAGCGCCTCGGGCAGCGCTGGCGTGTCGAGCTCGGGTACGTGGGCACGCGCGGCGTGAACCTCGAGCGCATCGACGACGTGAACCGCTTCGCGGGCGACCTGCTCGACGGCCGCGAGGACCGCATCAACCCGAACTTCAGCGTGCTGTTGTTCGTGACCAACGGCGTGTCGTCCTCGTACCACGCGTTCACGTCGGAGGTCCGGCGCGAGTTCGCCGGCGGGCTCTCGTTCTCGGCCAACTACCGCTACTCGAAGTGGCTCGACACCTCGTCGGACACCTCGACGGGACAGTTCCAGGACAACTCGGAGCCGGGCAAGGGGGCACAGGACGTGTCGTGCCTGCGCTGCGAGAAGGCGCCCTCGTTGTTCGACGTGCCGCATCGCGTCGCCGCGACCGTCGTGTGGGCGCCGCAGGCGTTTGCCGGACGCAGCGGGTTGCTGCCGATGCTGCTGCGCAACTGGCAGGTGTCGAGCATCTTCTCGGCGCAGTCCGGGCGGCCGTTCTCGGTCTGGAACGGGGCCGCGTTCGCCGCCGGCGGCGACTACAATGCCGACGGCGGCGGCGGCGCGGTCGGCGGCGGCTTCTACGATCGACCCGACGCGCCCGCGGCCGGCAGCATCGCGACGTCGTTCTCGCAGGACGACTTCCTGGACGGCCTGTTCCCGGCCAGCGCGTTCCCGAAGCCGGCGCCCGGGCGCAACGGCACGCTGGGGCGCAACACGTTCCGCGGGCCGCGGTACCTGTCGCTCGATGCCTCGATCATGCGCGGCTTCTCGATGGGCGGTCGTCGCCAGCTGCAGGTGCGCGTCGACGTCTTCAACGCCCTGAACACCCTCAACCTGTTCCTCCCGAACGCGGACCTGTCGCTGGCCACGTTCGGCAAGTCCACGCAGGCCTTCGACGCACGCACCATGCAGGTGGGCGCGCGTTTCGTCTTCTGA
- a CDS encoding carboxymuconolactone decarboxylase family protein, which produces MSFRLPALALVAALLTPHAAGAADEALPSLPQLEKAARARVQAQSRVDLSRQVAWPTEPELKLYGPDVPNVVRAMGVVPEAVRPMADMVRAVLFEGSVATSTRAAMGLRVAQILRSPYLAAHMVRVIAASPEEPAWRPVFRDGNGTSLSARQRLALAYAESLTRDVHGVTDEQFTNVGAHFTDSEIVELTIVTAFFNHMARLAEAARLPVEPWAFERPSVPLPHVVEDKGAPRIGLISDAEMAATAAAAAAAKDPAAQKGGLGLGIANSMRAMFRAPGLALPWRALGTALREHEEVGRDVKLQVSLAVSTMNGCRYCVRHQVLGLRRIGVDPARLVALQKDDTALTPRERTAVLFARQVTGDPTRVSDADWAALTTEFGPRGAVEVLLQTCTFAFMNRFTDNLKLPSEDEAVKVYQETYGTPKKEEE; this is translated from the coding sequence ATGTCGTTCCGACTGCCCGCGCTCGCCCTCGTGGCGGCGCTCCTCACTCCTCACGCCGCCGGCGCTGCCGACGAGGCGTTGCCGTCGCTGCCGCAACTCGAGAAGGCGGCCCGGGCTCGCGTACAGGCGCAGTCGCGGGTCGATCTGTCGCGGCAGGTCGCCTGGCCGACCGAGCCCGAGCTGAAGCTCTACGGCCCCGACGTGCCCAACGTCGTCCGGGCGATGGGCGTGGTGCCGGAAGCGGTACGCCCGATGGCCGACATGGTGCGCGCGGTGCTCTTCGAGGGCAGCGTCGCCACGTCGACCCGCGCCGCCATGGGCCTGCGGGTGGCGCAGATCCTCAGGAGCCCGTACCTGGCGGCGCACATGGTGCGCGTCATCGCCGCCTCCCCCGAGGAACCGGCCTGGCGCCCCGTCTTCCGCGACGGAAACGGCACATCCCTGTCGGCGCGGCAGCGGCTGGCCCTGGCGTACGCCGAGTCGCTGACCCGCGACGTGCACGGCGTGACCGACGAGCAGTTCACCAACGTCGGGGCCCACTTCACCGACAGCGAGATCGTCGAGCTGACCATCGTGACGGCGTTCTTCAACCACATGGCGCGGCTGGCCGAGGCCGCCCGCCTGCCGGTCGAGCCGTGGGCGTTCGAGCGCCCGTCCGTGCCGCTGCCCCACGTGGTCGAGGACAAGGGGGCGCCCCGGATCGGCCTGATCTCCGACGCCGAGATGGCGGCCACCGCCGCGGCCGCCGCGGCAGCGAAGGACCCGGCCGCCCAGAAGGGCGGGCTCGGGCTCGGCATCGCCAACTCCATGCGCGCCATGTTCCGGGCCCCCGGCCTGGCGCTGCCGTGGCGCGCGCTCGGAACGGCCCTTCGCGAGCACGAGGAGGTGGGCCGCGACGTCAAGCTGCAGGTGTCGCTGGCGGTGTCGACGATGAACGGGTGCCGATACTGCGTGCGTCACCAGGTGCTGGGGCTGCGGCGCATCGGCGTCGACCCGGCGCGTCTGGTCGCCCTGCAGAAGGACGACACGGCCCTGACCCCGCGCGAGCGCACCGCCGTGCTCTTCGCCCGCCAGGTGACCGGCGACCCGACCAGGGTCAGCGACGCCGACTGGGCCGCCCTGACCACCGAATTCGGCCCCCGCGGCGCCGTCGAAGTGCTGCTCCAGACCTGCACGTTCGCCTTCATGAACCGGTTCACGGACAACCTGAAGCTCCCCTCCGAGGACGAGGCGGTCAAGGTGTACCAGGAGACGTACGGCACACCGAAAAAGGAAGAAGAGTAG